Proteins from a genomic interval of Arachis hypogaea cultivar Tifrunner chromosome 10, arahy.Tifrunner.gnm2.J5K5, whole genome shotgun sequence:
- the LOC112716224 gene encoding uncharacterized protein isoform X1, translating to MDVRKIVVMVEDEEVARTALKWALHNIIRYGDIITLLHVYHSSSSSSSRTRTRSKSRLLRLNGYQLALSFQHICNSHPNTKVEIIVTEGDQEGTKIAATVRELGASVLVVGLHDHSFLYRLAMAHSPNSMARHFNCRVLAIKQPPTPPLRPSVSVLDSATNMDFSQIDISRLKVPQMPPPKTPYRICPDPYAIIWRLRRARRS from the exons atggatGTGAGGAAAATAGTGGTGATGGTGGAAGATGAAGAAGTTGCAAGAACAGCTCTAAAATGGGCACTTCACAATATCATTCGCTACGGTGACATAATCACATTGCTTCATGTTTAccattcttcatcttcatcatcttcaagAACAAGAACCAGATCAAAATCTCGCCTTCTTCGCCTCAATGGTTACCAATTAGCACTCTCCTTTCAACACATCTGCAATAGCCACCCCAAT ACAAAGGTTGAGATTATTGTCACGGAAGGGGATCAAGAAGGGACTAAGATTGCTGCTACGGTTCGAGAGCTTGGAGCTTCTGTTCTTGTGGTTGGACTCCATGATCATAGCTTTCTTTACAG ATTGGCTATGGCCCATTCCCCAAATAGCATGGCCAGACATTTCAACTGCAGAGTACTAGCAATCAAGCAGCCCCCTACACCACCATTGAGACCCAGTGTATCAGTTCTAGACAGTGCAACCAACATGGACTTTTCTCAGATCGATATTTCTAGATTAAA AGTACCTCAAATGCCTCCACCAAAAACACCATACAGGATATGCCCCGACCCATATGCAATTATTTGGAGGCTAAGGAGGGCGAGGAGAAGCTGA
- the LOC112716223 gene encoding uncharacterized protein isoform X1, with protein MDPKFRRVGFEPDPNQSQYPLTVPPPRLLSERTAAVPVPEIGFRRQFPGDRIPIGSYNPSLALLGTSPSAASTPTSEYRDGDGEFSEDSSGWFLRSESSFAVTEFDLPAKPLENSSENCLTGSVNSKNVAGSRAGAIAGTTAERMEGTAKEERNDVPSISKPVKANTTKAERRALQEAQRAAKATSKADGRAEPGKGVKQSSGKKDGPPVTSSTATDKKSGGRSLEKERKKDVPPPRMQFDDKSRVEKAKRRALVNQTEAVNRVELFRHLPQYEYGSQLPKLESKLFQIDSVHPSVFKVGLRYLAGGTSGDNARCIEMLRAFQEAIRDYSTPPEKALVRDLTAKIGSYVSFFTECRPLSISMRNAIRFVKSRIAKLPLSHSESEAKATLYSDIDRFINEKIILAAKVIVGHAATKVRDGDVLLIYGSSSVVEMILLYAHELGKQFRVVVVDSRPKLQSQALIRRLLAKGLDCTYTLINGVSYVMHEVTRVFLGASAVLSNGTVYSRIGTACVAMVAHAFHVPVLVCCEAYKFHERVQLDSICSNELGDPNAVATVPGRMNVNYLDNWTSEDNLQILNLMFDVTPSDYISAIVTDHGMVPPTSVPVIVREYGREHLI; from the exons ATGGACCCCAAATTCAGGCGCGTCGGTTTCGAACCCGACCCGAACCAATCCCAATATCCGCTTACTGTGCCCCCGCCACGTCTTCTCTCCGAGAGAACCGCCGCCGTTCCTGTTCCGGAGATAGGGTTCCGGCGTCAGTTCCCGGGAGATCGAATTCCGATTGGGAGTTACAACCCTTCCCTGGCGCTGCTCGGAACCTCGCCATCAGCGGCGTCCACGCCTACTTCCGAGTATCGCGATGGCGACGGAGAATTCTCCGAGGATTCCTCCGGTTGGTTCCTTCGCAGCGAATCGAGTTTTGCCGTCACAGAGTTCGATTTGCCGGCGAAGCCTCTGGAAAATTCATCGGAGAATTGTTTAACCGGCAGTGTGAATTCGAAAAATGTAGCCGGATCCAGAGCCGGAGCTATAGCCGGAACCACCG CAGAAAGGATGGAAGGAACTGCCAAAGAAGAACGCAACGATGTGCCCTCAATTTCGAAGCCAGTTAAGGCAAACACTACGAAGGCCGAGAGACGAGCCTTGCAGGAGGCACAAAGAGCTGCAAAAGCTACTTCTAAAG CTGATGGCAGAGCAGAACCTGGTAAAGGTGTGAAGCAGTCTTCCGGGAAGAAAGATGGACCTCCTGTAACATCTTCGACAGCTACTGACAAGAAATCAGGTGGTCGttctttggagaaagagaggAAAAAAGATGTTCCTCCTCCACGTATGCAATTTGACGACAAAAGTAGAGTTGAAAAGGCCAAAAGGCGTGCATTAGTCAATCAAACTGAAGCTGTAAACAGAGTTGAATTATTTCGTCATTTGCCTCAATACGAATATGGTTCTCAGCTTCCTAAGCTTGAATCAAAGCTTTTCCAAATTGATTCAGTGCATCCTTCTGTGTTCAAG GTTGGATTGCGTTACTTGGCAGGAGGTACATCTGGTGATAATGCTCGTTGTATTGAAATGCTCAGAGCCTTTCAAGAAGCAATCAGAGACTACTCTACTCCTCCTGAAAAAGCTCTTGTTAGGGACTTAACTGCAAAAATTGGTAGTTATGTTTCATTTTTCACTGAATGCAGGCCTCTTTCTATTAGCATGAGAAATGCAATTAGATTTGTAAAGAGTCGTATTGCCAAGTTGCCTTTAAGTCATTCTGAATCTGAGGCAAAAGCAACTCTTTATTCTGATATTGATCGATTCATAAATGAGAAAATAATTCTTGCTGCTAAGGTGATAGTTGGACATGCTGCTACAAAGGTTAGGGATGGAGATGTTCTTCTAATATATGGATCATCATCTGTTGTGGAGATGATTCTTTTATATGCTCATGAGCTTGGGAAACAGTTCCGTGTTGTGGTGGTAGATTCGCGACCAAAGCTTCAAAGTCAGGCCTTAATCCGTAGGTTGTTGGCAAAGGGACTCGATTGTACATATACTCTAATAAATGGTGTTTCTTACGTCATGCATGAAGTCACACGAGTTTTTCTGGGAGCTTCTGCTGTTCTATCTAATGGAACTGTATATTCAAGAATTGGGACTGCATGTGTTGCTATGGTGGCTCATGCATTTCATGTTCCTGTATTGGTCTGTTGTGAAGCTTATAAGTTTCACGAAAGAGTCCAACTTGATTCAATATGTTCCAATGAACTAG GTGATCCCAATGCTGTTGCCACGGTTCCTGGAAGAATGAATGTAAATTATCTAGACAATTGGACCAGTGAAGACAATTTGcagattttgaatttgat GTTTGATGTCACTCCTTCAGATTATATCTCAGCAATTGTTACAGACCATGGAATG GTCCCTCCGACAAGTGTGCCCGTAATTGTACGCGAATACGGTCGAGAGCACTTGATTTAG
- the LOC112716224 gene encoding uncharacterized protein isoform X2 produces the protein MDVRKIVVMVEDEEVARTALKWALHNIIRYGDIITLLHVYHSSSSSSSRTRTRSKSRLLRLNGYQLALSFQHICNSHPNTKVEIIVTEGDQEGTKIAATVRELGASVLVVGLHDHSFLYRLAMAHSPNSMARHFNCRVLAIKQPPTPPLRPSVSVLDSATNMDFSQIDISRLKIVVLAEYLKCLHQKHHTGYAPTHMQLFGG, from the exons atggatGTGAGGAAAATAGTGGTGATGGTGGAAGATGAAGAAGTTGCAAGAACAGCTCTAAAATGGGCACTTCACAATATCATTCGCTACGGTGACATAATCACATTGCTTCATGTTTAccattcttcatcttcatcatcttcaagAACAAGAACCAGATCAAAATCTCGCCTTCTTCGCCTCAATGGTTACCAATTAGCACTCTCCTTTCAACACATCTGCAATAGCCACCCCAAT ACAAAGGTTGAGATTATTGTCACGGAAGGGGATCAAGAAGGGACTAAGATTGCTGCTACGGTTCGAGAGCTTGGAGCTTCTGTTCTTGTGGTTGGACTCCATGATCATAGCTTTCTTTACAG ATTGGCTATGGCCCATTCCCCAAATAGCATGGCCAGACATTTCAACTGCAGAGTACTAGCAATCAAGCAGCCCCCTACACCACCATTGAGACCCAGTGTATCAGTTCTAGACAGTGCAACCAACATGGACTTTTCTCAGATCGATATTTCTAGATTAAA AATTGTTGTTCTTGCAGAGTACCTCAAATGCCTCCACCAAAAACACCATACAGGATATGCCCCGACCCATATGCAATTATTTGGAGGCTAA
- the LOC112716223 gene encoding uncharacterized protein isoform X2, which yields MDPKFRRVGFEPDPNQSQYPLTVPPPRLLSERTAAVPVPEIGFRRQFPGDRIPIGSYNPSLALLGTSPSAASTPTSEYRDGDGEFSEDSSGWFLRSESSFAVTEFDLPAKPLENSSENCLTGSVNSKNVAGSRAGAIAGTTERMEGTAKEERNDVPSISKPVKANTTKAERRALQEAQRAAKATSKADGRAEPGKGVKQSSGKKDGPPVTSSTATDKKSGGRSLEKERKKDVPPPRMQFDDKSRVEKAKRRALVNQTEAVNRVELFRHLPQYEYGSQLPKLESKLFQIDSVHPSVFKVGLRYLAGGTSGDNARCIEMLRAFQEAIRDYSTPPEKALVRDLTAKIGSYVSFFTECRPLSISMRNAIRFVKSRIAKLPLSHSESEAKATLYSDIDRFINEKIILAAKVIVGHAATKVRDGDVLLIYGSSSVVEMILLYAHELGKQFRVVVVDSRPKLQSQALIRRLLAKGLDCTYTLINGVSYVMHEVTRVFLGASAVLSNGTVYSRIGTACVAMVAHAFHVPVLVCCEAYKFHERVQLDSICSNELGDPNAVATVPGRMNVNYLDNWTSEDNLQILNLMFDVTPSDYISAIVTDHGMVPPTSVPVIVREYGREHLI from the exons ATGGACCCCAAATTCAGGCGCGTCGGTTTCGAACCCGACCCGAACCAATCCCAATATCCGCTTACTGTGCCCCCGCCACGTCTTCTCTCCGAGAGAACCGCCGCCGTTCCTGTTCCGGAGATAGGGTTCCGGCGTCAGTTCCCGGGAGATCGAATTCCGATTGGGAGTTACAACCCTTCCCTGGCGCTGCTCGGAACCTCGCCATCAGCGGCGTCCACGCCTACTTCCGAGTATCGCGATGGCGACGGAGAATTCTCCGAGGATTCCTCCGGTTGGTTCCTTCGCAGCGAATCGAGTTTTGCCGTCACAGAGTTCGATTTGCCGGCGAAGCCTCTGGAAAATTCATCGGAGAATTGTTTAACCGGCAGTGTGAATTCGAAAAATGTAGCCGGATCCAGAGCCGGAGCTATAGCCGGAACCACCG AAAGGATGGAAGGAACTGCCAAAGAAGAACGCAACGATGTGCCCTCAATTTCGAAGCCAGTTAAGGCAAACACTACGAAGGCCGAGAGACGAGCCTTGCAGGAGGCACAAAGAGCTGCAAAAGCTACTTCTAAAG CTGATGGCAGAGCAGAACCTGGTAAAGGTGTGAAGCAGTCTTCCGGGAAGAAAGATGGACCTCCTGTAACATCTTCGACAGCTACTGACAAGAAATCAGGTGGTCGttctttggagaaagagaggAAAAAAGATGTTCCTCCTCCACGTATGCAATTTGACGACAAAAGTAGAGTTGAAAAGGCCAAAAGGCGTGCATTAGTCAATCAAACTGAAGCTGTAAACAGAGTTGAATTATTTCGTCATTTGCCTCAATACGAATATGGTTCTCAGCTTCCTAAGCTTGAATCAAAGCTTTTCCAAATTGATTCAGTGCATCCTTCTGTGTTCAAG GTTGGATTGCGTTACTTGGCAGGAGGTACATCTGGTGATAATGCTCGTTGTATTGAAATGCTCAGAGCCTTTCAAGAAGCAATCAGAGACTACTCTACTCCTCCTGAAAAAGCTCTTGTTAGGGACTTAACTGCAAAAATTGGTAGTTATGTTTCATTTTTCACTGAATGCAGGCCTCTTTCTATTAGCATGAGAAATGCAATTAGATTTGTAAAGAGTCGTATTGCCAAGTTGCCTTTAAGTCATTCTGAATCTGAGGCAAAAGCAACTCTTTATTCTGATATTGATCGATTCATAAATGAGAAAATAATTCTTGCTGCTAAGGTGATAGTTGGACATGCTGCTACAAAGGTTAGGGATGGAGATGTTCTTCTAATATATGGATCATCATCTGTTGTGGAGATGATTCTTTTATATGCTCATGAGCTTGGGAAACAGTTCCGTGTTGTGGTGGTAGATTCGCGACCAAAGCTTCAAAGTCAGGCCTTAATCCGTAGGTTGTTGGCAAAGGGACTCGATTGTACATATACTCTAATAAATGGTGTTTCTTACGTCATGCATGAAGTCACACGAGTTTTTCTGGGAGCTTCTGCTGTTCTATCTAATGGAACTGTATATTCAAGAATTGGGACTGCATGTGTTGCTATGGTGGCTCATGCATTTCATGTTCCTGTATTGGTCTGTTGTGAAGCTTATAAGTTTCACGAAAGAGTCCAACTTGATTCAATATGTTCCAATGAACTAG GTGATCCCAATGCTGTTGCCACGGTTCCTGGAAGAATGAATGTAAATTATCTAGACAATTGGACCAGTGAAGACAATTTGcagattttgaatttgat GTTTGATGTCACTCCTTCAGATTATATCTCAGCAATTGTTACAGACCATGGAATG GTCCCTCCGACAAGTGTGCCCGTAATTGTACGCGAATACGGTCGAGAGCACTTGATTTAG
- the LOC112717862 gene encoding protein FAR1-RELATED SEQUENCE 5-like — MDSQVHFTVGDDDSGGLSEDEYFRISSPIGDDEDDSFESDSETAETGDETHGNGVRPSQETCEADAPGFRSTEDFLDKVFSTEEDAYAAYKQFARLRGFGVRKGDVARMNGLLVRRDFFCHRQGTRHEKQYDRPERVREEKLESRTGCSAKLKIYYDLQDQVWKVRRIDDNHNHPLATTMFSHLLPSHRNLSDGDKAQVDSLKKFGIATSKIMAYMAGQSGGYGMLRFTKRDLYNYVHSQRIAQIINGDAAAAISYLEGKANTDMMTVARYTKTAENQLGSLFWADGQMMADYQLFGNVLAFDATYRSNKYKKPLVVFSGSNHHKQIAIFGFALLEDEEVRTYKWVLLNIFDVIENKKPSVVVTDGDKAMRAAIADVLPLARHRLCGWHLEKNCVLRVKGA; from the coding sequence ATGGATTCGCAGGTGCATTTCACTGTTGGAGACGATGACTCGGGCGGTCTTAGTGAGGATGAGTATTTCCGCATTTCTTCTCCGATTGGGGATGACGAGGATGACTCCTTTGAGAGTGACTCCGAGACGGCTGAAACGGGTGACGAAACCCACGGGAACGGGGTCAGGCCAAGCCAGGAGACATGTGAGGCTGATGCTCCCGGTTTTAGGTCGACGGAGGATTTCTTGGACAAAGTGTTTAGTACCGAGGAAGATGCTTACGCGGCATACAAACAGTTTGCCAGACTCAGGGGGTTCGGTGTAAGGAAGGGTGACGTGGCTCGAATGAACGGCCTTTTGGTTAGACGAGACTTCTTTTGTCATCGTCAAGGTACAAGGCATGAGAAACAATACGATCGTCCAGAAAGAGTGAGGGAGGAGAAGCTGGAGAGTCGCACGGGTTGTTCAGCGAAGCTGAAAATTTACTATGACCTGCAAGATCAGGTTTGGAAAGTCCGGAGAATAGACGACAACCATAACCACCCTCTTGCTACAACCATGTTTAGTCATCTTCTTCCGAGTCATCGGAATCTGAGTGACGGTGACAAAGCTCAAGTTGATAGTCTAAAAAAGTTTGGCATTGCGACATCAAAGATAATGGCGTACATGGCCGGGCAGTCAGGGGGTTACGGGATGCTTCGGTTTACGAAGAGGGATTTGTACAATTACGTTCACAGCCAAAGAATAGCACAAATTATCAATGGTGACGCTGCAGCAGCAATAAGTTATTTGGAAGGCAAGGCCAATACGGACATGATGACTGTTGCCAGATACACCAAAACAGCAGAGAATCAACTTGGTAGCCTATTCTGGGCGGATGGGCAGATGATGGCGGATTACCAGTTGTTCGGTAACGTCCTTGCATTTGATGCAACATACAGGTCCAACAAGTACAAGAAGCCTCTGGtggtattctccggatcaaatcatcACAAGCAGATAGCAATTTTCGGCTTTGCATTGCTGGAGGACGAGGAGGTCCGTACATATAAATGGGTATTGCTGAACATTTTTGATGTCATAGAAAACAAGAAGCCTTCCGTTGTGGTCACTGACGGGGATAAAGCAATGCGGGCAGCGATCGCCGATGTGCTACCTTTAGCCAGGCATCGCCTATGCGGGTGGCATTTGGAAAAAAACTGTGTCTTAAGGGTGAAAGGAGCCTGA